The following are encoded together in the Salvia hispanica cultivar TCC Black 2014 chromosome 6, UniMelb_Shisp_WGS_1.0, whole genome shotgun sequence genome:
- the LOC125193048 gene encoding probable ubiquitin-conjugating enzyme E2 24 yields MDSLRSDFDSFSESSSSEDQEDIEFLYGPQACNIFSSLEESIQKIDDLLMFERGFLNGDVVCLVSDPLGQMGKVVNVDMIVDLENMFGTKTQNVDSRHLQKIQSVSVGDCVIYGPWLGKVDKVVDRVSILFDDGTKCQLNAEGPERIVALSQDFSEDLPYPFYPGQRVQVESSVPRSTRWLCDIRKNKYEQGTICDVDAGLVYVDWLCCAVSSDEKGPTPPCLQDVKNLSVLPCGQTNWQLGDWCVLPVEQSLPYSYASGLLKGSKPSEMFVGKGDTRANFQNIAVIVKTKTKVDVLWQNGSQSLGLDSCLLYPVNIVDAHDFWPDVFVLEKGTVDDDSQVTRPQRWGVVRSVDPKERTVKVSWCKSSPDRIGSKEEQTEEVVSAYELVEHPDYCYSLGEVVFSAEKGILDLSNRDSPDLTIPNVHTGEGEDLGAVENNVDQTVYLNKTFLSQFGTVVGLKHEAIQVQWGTGAVTEVAPYEIYRVDKCESVAASVLGDETAQTPIEELPLKNQISGQKSKNVFGLDDDTAKDHGSHSISQVVLGALTRVTSSLLGTLGTSLYSGYTCTSEVGDAPHEEEALELCRLNLDAQFPAEDDMETPEKMTSLQTTRANDDITLPSGSEHLGLFRRFDMVNDCSDHHFANESGMNLQSPQMKRSWLKKVHQEWSILEKDIPETIYVRVYEERMQLLRAAIVGSDGTPYHDGLFFFDIYLPPEYPNVPPMVYYNSGGLRINPNLYESGKVCLSLLNTWTGSESEVWNPASSTILQLLLSLQALVLNAKPYFNEAGYDSQVGKAEGEKNSFSYNENAFLVSCRSMMFLLRRPPKHFEALVDEHFRSRCKNILLACKAYMRGALIGNPFECGKGDEEVQRGSSTGFKILLAKLYSRLVETFSDKGIDTSDFLDQVP; encoded by the exons ATGGATTCGCTACGTAGCGATTTCGACAGCTTCAGTGAGAGCAGCAGTTCGGAGGATCAGGAGGACATTGAGTTTCTGTATGGTCCACAAGCCTGCAACATTTTCTCATCGCTTGAAGAATCGATCCAAAAGATAGACGATCTTCTCATGTTCGAGAGAGGGTTCTTGAATGGGGACGTAGTTTGCTTGGTTTCAGATCCATTAGGACAAATGGGAAAGGTTGTCAATGTGGACATGATTGTGGATTTGGAAAATATGTTTGGTACTAAAACACAAAACGTTGATTCGAGGCATCTTCAGAAGATACAGTCGGTTTCTGTTGGGGACTGTGTGATATACGGTCCGTGGCTTGGGAAAGTGGACAAGGTTGTCGATCGTGTTTCCATCCTGTTTGACGATGGTACAAAGTGTCAGCTGAACGCCGAGGGTCCTGAGAGGATCGTTGCTCTATCTCAAGATTTCAGTGAAGATCTGCCGTATCCATTTTATCCTGGTCAAAGAGTTCAGGTTGAGTCATCTGTTCCAAGATCCACTCGCTGGCTGTGTGATATTAGAAAGAACAAATACGAGCAAGGCACCATCTGTGATGTGGATGCCGGGCTCGTGTATGTTGATTGGCTCTGTTGTGCCGTTTCAAGTGATGAGAAGGGACCTACTCCACCATGTTTGCAGGATGTGAAGAACTTATCCGTGCTGCCTTGTGGTCAGACGAATTGGCAGCTCGGTGATTGGTGCGTTCTTCCGGTCGAGCAGAGCCTGCCGTATTCTTATGCATCGGGGCTGCTCAAAGGTTCGAAACCATCGGAAATGTTTGTTGGTAAAGGGGACACGAGAGCTAATTTCCAGAACATCGCTGTTATCGTGAAGACGAAGACTAAAGTCGATGTGCTTTGGCAGAACGGGAGCCAATCGCTCGGTTTGGACTCGTGTCTGCTCTACCCTGTGAATATTGTTGACGCTCATGACTTTTGGCCTGACGTATTTGTGTTGGAGAAGGGAACAGTGGATGATGACTCTCAAGTTACCAGGCCCCAGAGATGGGGAGTCGTTAGAAGTGTGGATCCAAAGGAACGAACTGTGAAAGTGAGTTGGTGCAAGTCCTCTCCGGATCGGATCGGCTCCAAGGAAGAACAAACAGAGGAGGTCGTGAGTGCTTATGAGTTGGTCGAACACCCCGACTATTGCTACAGCTTGGGTGAGGTAGTTTTTAGTGCCGAGAAGGGCATTCTTGATCTCTCAAACAGAGATTCTCCGGACCTGACAATACCAAATGTGCACACGGGAGAAGGAGAAGATTTGGGAGCTGTGGAAAACAATGTAGATCAGACAGTATATCTCAACAAGACGTTCCTATCTCAGTTTGGGACTGTCGTTGGCCTCAAACACGAAGCTATACAAGTGCAATGGGGCACTGGTGCTGTTACTGAG GTCGCACCATATGAGATCTATAGAGTCGACAAATGTGAAAGCGTAGCTGCTTCTGTGCTTGGTGACGAAACTGCTCAAACTCCGATTGAGGAACTTCCGTTGAAGAACCAAATTTCAGGCCAGAAGTCAAAG AATGTATTTGGTCTCGACGATGACACTGCAAAAGACCATGGCTCACATTCTATTTCTCAAGTTGTGCTGGGGGCTCTGACACGTGTGACGTCAAGCCTACTCGGGACTCTGGGTACGTCTCTGTATAGTGGATATACATGCACATCAGAAGTTGGCGACGCTCCACACGAGGAGGAAGCACTCGAACTTTGCAGGTTGAACCTCGATGCCCAATTTCCAGCTGAAGATGATATGGAAACGCCTGAAAAGATGACTTCACTGCAGACCACACGAGCTAACGATGATATCACTTTGCCCTCTGGCAGCGAGCATTTGGGGTTGTTTAGGCGGTTTGACATGGTTAATGATTGCTCAGACCACCACTTTGCCAACGAGTCTGGGATGAACCTGCAGTCTCCTCAG ATGAAACGAAGCTGGTTAAAGAAGGTTCACCAAGAATGGAGCATTCTTGAGAAAGACATTCCTG AAACGATCTATGTGCGTGTCTATGAGGAACGAATGCAGTTGCTCCGAGCTGCAATTGTAGGCTCTGATGGGACCCCATATCACGATGGATTGTTCTTTTTCGACATCTATCTTCCCCCAGAATATCCTAATGTGCCACCG ATGGTTTACTACAATTCTGGTGGACTTCGCATCAATCCCAACCTGTATGAATCGGGAAAGGTCTGCCTCAGCCTCCTGAATACATGGACGGGATCCGAGAGTGAAGTTTGGAATCCAGCATCCTCAACTATCCTTCAGCTCTTGCTCTCTCTCCAGGCCCTTGTCCTCAATGCAAAGCCTTATTTCAACGAGGCTGGATACGACTCACAGGTGGGGAAAGCCGAGGGTGAGAAGAACTCATTCAGCTACAACGAGAATGCATTTCTCGTCAGCTGCAGGTCGATGATGTTCCTACTACGCAGGCCTCCAAAG CATTTTGAAGCGCTTGTGGACGAGCACTTTAGAAGCCGGTGCAAGAATATTTTACTGGCCTGCAAGGCATACATGCGAGGTGCTCTGATAGGGAACCCATTTGAGTGTGGAAAAGGTGATGAGGAGGTTCAGAGAGGAAGCTCAACAGGCTTCAAGATATTGCTCGCGAAGCTCTACTCCAGGCTCGTCGAGACCTTCTCTGACAAGGGCATCGACACCTCTGATTTCTTGGACCAGGTTCCATGA